In Paracoccus methylovorus, a genomic segment contains:
- a CDS encoding sulfotransferase family protein encodes MGFPGTWMTESASMIYRVVPKCACSSIGQIMFYSDHGRYFDGDIHDSTSGLHKWNQPESQPLIEEHVKAHQTLTFTCVRNPYARILSSFFDKIAGIQRNGKRYRGNLVPQLMQRYGVDVGSPENGFEFDQIASFRRFLLFARDTIRWRRPMEPDIHWSAMSGHISTFIVNGGRYNQIFFTEKFDEGMQRVLDAAPTPVKLDVNDVPKFNESEGHGPKRAHKVSEYFDDLSRHLIWEIYKKDFQLFKYDFHNPDNKLPKAEIDLDEVHAKLAR; translated from the coding sequence ATGGGTTTCCCAGGAACCTGGATGACGGAAAGCGCAAGCATGATCTATCGCGTGGTCCCGAAATGCGCCTGTTCCTCAATCGGGCAGATCATGTTCTATTCCGATCACGGTCGTTATTTCGACGGCGACATCCACGATTCGACCAGCGGGCTGCACAAATGGAACCAGCCCGAAAGCCAGCCGCTGATCGAGGAACACGTCAAGGCGCATCAGACGCTGACCTTCACTTGCGTGCGTAACCCCTATGCGCGCATCCTGTCTTCGTTCTTCGACAAGATCGCCGGCATCCAGCGCAACGGCAAGCGCTACCGGGGCAATCTTGTCCCCCAATTGATGCAGCGTTACGGCGTCGATGTCGGCAGTCCGGAAAACGGCTTCGAATTCGACCAGATCGCAAGCTTCCGCCGCTTCCTGCTGTTTGCGCGCGACACCATCCGTTGGCGCCGCCCGATGGAGCCCGATATTCACTGGTCGGCCATGTCCGGTCATATCTCCACCTTCATCGTGAACGGTGGGCGCTACAATCAGATCTTCTTCACTGAAAAGTTCGACGAAGGCATGCAGAGGGTGCTGGACGCCGCACCGACCCCGGTCAAGCTGGATGTGAACGATGTGCCGAAGTTCAACGAATCCGAAGGCCACGGCCCCAAGCGCGCTCATAAGGTCAGCGAATATTTCGACGACCTGTCGCGGCACCTGATCTGGGAAATCTACAAAAAGGATTTCCAGCTCTTCAAATACGACTTCCACAATCCCGACAACAAACTCCCCAAGGCCGAAATCGACCTCGACGAGGTCCACGCCAAGCTCGCCCGCTGA
- a CDS encoding DUF5928 domain-containing protein: MARIAFILLCHKDPKGVVAQARRLAASGDYVSIHFDGRANAQEFEFVRAALADNSSVVFVQRRWKCGWGEWSLVGATLEAVRAAVVAFPRATHFYMLSGDCMPIKSAEYAHGFLDAEDCDYIENFDFFESDWIKTGLKEERLIYRHWFNERMQKWLFYTSYDLQRRFGLTRRVPADIQVMIGSQWWCLRRQTVEKVLDFCASRPDVMRFFSTTWIPDETFFQTVVPHVVPRKEIRARTLTYLVFTDYGMPVTFYNDHYDLLMGQNYLFARKISPEAIQLRQRLGALWAASGMHFPISNAATGLFRFLTARGRIGRRFGQRFWEAEGSLGRANSLLLVVAKKWHVAKRLTAAVRAQTLIPAVDFVFNELDAHLPDLGGVETTVEKRDRHRRALIRLLFQHFESHRLVLCLDPSALYLIQDMVSDKAETRILLIDSQFDDDYLRGHIARVGLAGTGTAPDVIEQLLPMVRADLEHEAERLRDMDFAAFHSIAPWLTPEENAEQLARFLDVPTETALALAKTEYLFSD, translated from the coding sequence ATGGCGCGCATTGCCTTCATTCTGCTCTGCCACAAGGATCCAAAGGGCGTGGTCGCGCAGGCCCGCCGCCTGGCCGCCTCGGGCGATTATGTGTCGATTCACTTCGATGGACGCGCCAATGCGCAGGAATTCGAGTTCGTCCGGGCTGCACTTGCCGACAATTCCTCGGTCGTTTTCGTGCAGCGGCGCTGGAAATGCGGCTGGGGCGAATGGTCGCTGGTCGGGGCCACGCTGGAGGCGGTGCGCGCCGCCGTCGTCGCTTTTCCGCGGGCAACGCATTTCTATATGTTGTCGGGCGATTGCATGCCGATCAAATCGGCCGAATATGCCCATGGTTTTCTGGATGCCGAGGATTGCGATTACATCGAGAATTTCGACTTCTTCGAATCGGACTGGATCAAGACCGGTCTCAAGGAAGAGCGGCTGATCTATCGCCATTGGTTCAACGAGCGGATGCAGAAATGGCTGTTCTATACCAGTTATGATTTGCAAAGGCGTTTCGGTCTGACTCGCAGGGTGCCGGCGGATATCCAGGTGATGATCGGTTCGCAATGGTGGTGCCTGCGCCGCCAAACCGTCGAGAAGGTGCTGGATTTCTGCGCCAGCCGGCCGGATGTGATGCGCTTTTTCTCGACCACATGGATCCCGGACGAGACGTTTTTTCAGACCGTCGTGCCCCATGTCGTGCCGCGCAAGGAGATCCGGGCGCGCACTCTGACCTATCTGGTCTTTACCGATTACGGCATGCCCGTGACCTTTTATAATGACCATTACGATCTCTTGATGGGGCAGAACTATCTGTTCGCCCGCAAGATCAGCCCCGAGGCGATCCAGTTGCGCCAACGGCTGGGCGCGCTTTGGGCCGCAAGCGGGATGCATTTCCCGATCTCGAACGCGGCGACGGGACTGTTTCGTTTCCTGACGGCGCGTGGTCGTATCGGGCGGCGTTTTGGCCAGCGTTTCTGGGAGGCGGAAGGCAGTCTGGGCCGCGCCAATTCCTTGCTGCTGGTGGTGGCCAAGAAATGGCATGTCGCCAAGCGCCTGACCGCTGCGGTGCGCGCGCAAACGCTGATTCCGGCGGTGGATTTCGTCTTTAACGAACTTGACGCGCATCTGCCCGATCTGGGCGGCGTCGAAACCACGGTCGAAAAGCGTGACCGCCATCGGCGCGCGTTGATCCGGCTGTTGTTTCAGCATTTCGAATCGCACCGGCTGGTGCTGTGCCTTGACCCTTCGGCGCTGTATCTGATTCAGGATATGGTCTCGGACAAGGCCGAAACCCGTATCCTGCTAATCGATTCTCAGTTCGACGACGACTATCTGCGCGGTCACATCGCGCGGGTGGGGCTTGCGGGGACCGGAACCGCTCCGGACGTGATCGAGCAATTGCTGCCCATGGTGCGCGCCGATCTGGAGCATGAGGCCGAGCGGCTGCGCGACATGGATTTCGCGGCCTTCCATTCCATTGCGCCCTGGTTGACGCCCGAGGAGAATGCCGAGCAATTGGCGCGGTTCCTGGACGTGCCAACCGAGACCGCGCTGGCGCTGGCCAAGACCGAATATCTGTTCAGCGATTGA
- a CDS encoding HIT domain-containing protein, giving the protein MPAYDDSNIFARILRGEIPNDTVLETEHTLIFRDIRPQAPVHVLAIPKGAYVSYDDFAANASEPEIVDFHRAVARVTRDLGVSLEAGQGFRAITNAGEHGVQEVPHFHMHILGGRPMGRMVQPG; this is encoded by the coding sequence ATGCCTGCCTATGACGACAGCAATATCTTTGCCCGTATCCTGCGTGGCGAGATTCCCAATGACACGGTTCTGGAAACCGAACATACGCTGATCTTTCGCGACATTCGCCCGCAGGCCCCGGTGCATGTGCTGGCAATCCCCAAGGGGGCCTATGTCAGCTATGACGATTTCGCGGCCAATGCCTCGGAGCCCGAAATCGTCGATTTCCACCGCGCCGTGGCCCGGGTAACGCGGGATCTGGGCGTTTCGCTGGAGGCAGGGCAGGGGTTTCGTGCCATCACCAACGCCGGAGAGCACGGCGTGCAGGAGGTGCCGCATTTCCACATGCATATTCTGGGCGGCCGTCCCATGGGCCGGATGGTACAGCCGGGCTGA
- a CDS encoding ABC transporter ATP-binding protein — MPAPQQSPNAIEISGLTKTYAAAGRAAAKQALKSLDLSIPAGSIFGLLGPNGAGKSTTINILAGLVRKTAGKVRIWGFDQDVNPRQSRAAIGIMPQELHIDPFLSPRASLEVQAGLYGVPKGERWTDDLLELVGLTDQAESYSRHLSGGMKRRLLLAKALVHRPQILVLDEPTAGVDIQLRDMLWRNVRKLNEQGMTIILTTHYLEEAEKMCDRIAIIDRGELILCEDTAAMLGRADSKTLIVDTGEARALPTLPDCVRAERRQDGRLALSYAPSRIPVDGLIDALRAAGLPIRDVTVEAPDLEDVFIQLTSR, encoded by the coding sequence ATGCCAGCCCCCCAGCAAAGCCCGAACGCCATCGAAATCAGCGGCCTGACCAAAACCTATGCCGCCGCAGGCAGGGCCGCGGCGAAACAGGCGCTGAAAAGCCTGGACCTGTCGATTCCCGCCGGCTCGATCTTTGGCTTGCTCGGGCCAAATGGCGCCGGAAAATCGACCACGATCAACATTCTGGCCGGGCTGGTGCGCAAGACCGCGGGCAAGGTCAGGATCTGGGGGTTCGACCAGGACGTGAATCCGCGCCAGTCCCGCGCCGCCATCGGCATCATGCCGCAAGAATTGCACATAGACCCGTTCCTGAGCCCGCGCGCCAGCCTGGAAGTGCAGGCCGGGCTTTACGGCGTGCCAAAAGGCGAACGCTGGACCGACGACCTGCTTGAACTGGTGGGGCTGACCGATCAGGCGGAAAGCTATTCGCGCCATCTGTCAGGCGGCATGAAGCGGCGCTTGCTTCTGGCCAAGGCGCTGGTGCATCGGCCGCAAATCCTTGTCCTGGACGAACCGACGGCGGGCGTGGACATCCAGTTGCGCGATATGCTGTGGCGCAATGTGCGCAAGCTGAACGAACAGGGCATGACCATCATCCTGACCACGCATTACCTGGAAGAGGCCGAGAAGATGTGCGACCGCATCGCCATCATCGACCGTGGCGAGTTGATCCTGTGCGAGGATACCGCCGCCATGCTCGGCCGTGCCGATTCCAAGACGCTGATCGTCGATACAGGCGAGGCCCGCGCCCTGCCCACCCTGCCCGACTGCGTGCGCGCCGAACGGCGGCAGGACGGCCGGCTCGCCCTTAGCTATGCGCCCTCGCGCATTCCGGTGGACGGGCTGATCGACGCGCTGCGCGCAGCCGGCCTGCCGATCCGCGATGTCACGGTCGAAGCGCCGGACCTTGAAGATGTGTTCATCCAGCTGACCTCGCGCTGA
- a CDS encoding zinc-finger domain-containing protein, translating into MTIPAPEIQTVSNWKVACDGDETRGLGHPRVWLAIPQDLGWVECGYCDKRFVIDREHVHGDH; encoded by the coding sequence ATGACCATTCCGGCCCCCGAGATCCAGACCGTGTCCAACTGGAAGGTCGCCTGCGACGGCGACGAGACGCGGGGGCTGGGCCATCCGCGCGTCTGGCTGGCCATTCCGCAGGACCTGGGCTGGGTCGAATGCGGCTATTGCGACAAGCGCTTTGTGATCGACCGCGAACACGTTCACGGCGATCACTGA
- the polA gene encoding DNA polymerase I encodes MTEAFGKGHHLHLIDGSAFIFRAYHALPPLTRRSDGLPIGAVAGFCNMVWKYLQDGKGSDQPTHAAVIFDHSSKTFRNDIYPLYKANRPEPPEDLRPQFPLTREATRAFSIACIETEGFEADDIIASLACQARDAGGRVTIISSDKDLMQLVGDGVQMMDPIKGKPIGPEEVREKFGVGPERVVDVQALAGDSIDNVPGAPGIGIKTAAQLIGEYGDLETLLARAGEIKQPKRRQTLIDHAEQIRISRRLVELDCRMVLDFGLETLSIREPEPEALMEFLTRMELRTLTKRVAERFGTEAPTVAEAAPGPTAAAGDAASSVAELPAIDRSLYVTIRDEAVLAEWLAEIGEKGIVAIDTETTGLDEMQAELVGISLCTGPGRAAYLPLGHVDGTADLFASGARSGGQMDLERALAMLRPVLEDPSVLKIGQNVKYDWKILARHGIRMAPLDDTMLLSYALNAGAHNHGMDELADLYLGHRCLPIKDLIGSGKAQINFSQVPIDRASEYAAEDAEVTWRLWYHLRPKLSPNHVTTAYERLERPMIGVLADMEMAGVRIDSEHLKRMSNAFAQKMAGLEAEIHALAGGSFNVGSPKQLGEILFERMGLAGGKQGKTGAFSTSAEVLEDLAAEGHELPARVLDWRAISKMKSTYTDALPLHVNPETGRVHTCYSIAGAQTGRLASTDPNLQNIPVRTDEGRRIREAFVAGPGMRFVSLDYSQIELRILAHVAQIPALKQAFRDGIDIHAMTASQMFGVPVEGMDPMIRRRAKAINFGVIYGISGFGLARNLRIPRAEAQAFIDTYFERFPEIRAYMDRTVAEAKQDGFVRTLFGRRIMTPGINQSGPAAGGARRAAINAPIQGAAADIIRRAMIRMPDAIRDLPARMLLQVHDELVFEVEEGAVPDLIEAARAVMQGAADPAVKLDVPLIVDAGHGLNWAEAH; translated from the coding sequence ATGACTGAGGCATTCGGCAAGGGCCACCACCTGCATCTGATCGACGGATCGGCCTTTATCTTTCGCGCCTATCACGCCCTGCCGCCGCTGACCCGGCGTTCCGACGGGCTGCCCATCGGGGCGGTGGCGGGCTTTTGCAACATGGTGTGGAAGTATTTGCAGGACGGCAAGGGATCGGATCAGCCGACGCATGCGGCGGTGATCTTTGACCATTCCTCAAAGACGTTTCGCAATGACATCTATCCGCTTTACAAGGCCAACCGTCCCGAGCCGCCCGAAGATCTGCGGCCGCAGTTCCCACTGACACGCGAGGCGACGCGCGCCTTCAGCATTGCCTGCATCGAGACCGAGGGGTTCGAGGCCGACGACATTATTGCCTCGTTGGCCTGTCAGGCGCGGGATGCAGGCGGGCGCGTGACGATCATCAGCTCGGACAAAGATCTGATGCAGTTGGTCGGTGATGGTGTTCAGATGATGGATCCGATCAAGGGCAAGCCCATAGGTCCCGAGGAGGTGCGCGAGAAATTCGGTGTCGGCCCCGAACGGGTGGTTGATGTGCAGGCGCTGGCCGGCGATTCTATCGACAATGTGCCGGGCGCGCCTGGAATCGGGATCAAGACGGCTGCGCAGCTTATCGGGGAATACGGCGATCTAGAGACCCTGTTGGCGCGGGCCGGAGAAATCAAACAGCCCAAGCGTCGCCAGACCCTGATCGACCATGCCGAGCAGATCCGCATCTCTAGGCGGCTGGTCGAACTGGACTGCCGGATGGTGCTGGATTTCGGGTTGGAGACTCTGTCGATCCGCGAGCCCGAGCCGGAGGCGTTGATGGAATTCCTGACGCGGATGGAATTGCGCACGCTGACCAAACGCGTGGCCGAGCGTTTCGGGACCGAGGCTCCGACCGTGGCCGAGGCGGCGCCCGGGCCAACTGCCGCTGCCGGGGATGCGGCTTCGTCGGTCGCTGAACTGCCGGCGATCGACCGCAGCCTTTATGTGACGATTCGCGATGAGGCTGTCCTGGCCGAATGGCTGGCTGAGATTGGCGAAAAGGGTATTGTCGCCATCGATACCGAAACCACGGGCCTGGACGAGATGCAGGCCGAACTGGTCGGGATTTCGCTTTGCACCGGGCCCGGTCGCGCGGCCTATCTGCCGCTGGGCCATGTGGACGGTACGGCGGATCTGTTCGCCTCAGGTGCGCGCTCGGGCGGACAGATGGATCTGGAGCGGGCGCTGGCCATGCTGCGGCCGGTGCTGGAGGATCCGTCGGTGCTGAAGATCGGCCAGAACGTCAAATATGACTGGAAAATTCTGGCCCGTCATGGCATCCGCATGGCACCCTTGGACGATACGATGCTGCTGTCCTATGCGCTGAACGCGGGGGCGCACAACCATGGCATGGATGAACTGGCGGACCTGTACCTGGGTCATCGCTGCCTGCCGATCAAGGATCTGATCGGTTCGGGCAAGGCACAGATCAATTTCTCGCAGGTGCCGATCGACCGGGCCAGCGAGTATGCCGCCGAGGACGCCGAGGTGACCTGGCGGCTTTGGTACCATCTGCGTCCGAAACTGTCGCCCAACCATGTCACCACAGCCTATGAACGGTTGGAACGGCCGATGATCGGGGTTCTGGCCGATATGGAGATGGCCGGCGTCCGCATCGATTCCGAACATCTCAAGCGCATGTCCAATGCCTTTGCCCAAAAGATGGCCGGGCTGGAGGCCGAGATACACGCCTTGGCCGGCGGGTCGTTCAACGTGGGCAGCCCCAAGCAACTGGGCGAGATCCTGTTCGAGCGCATGGGCCTTGCCGGCGGCAAGCAGGGCAAGACCGGCGCTTTTTCGACAAGCGCCGAAGTGTTGGAGGATCTGGCCGCCGAGGGGCACGAACTGCCGGCACGGGTGCTGGACTGGCGGGCGATTTCCAAGATGAAATCGACCTATACCGATGCGCTTCCCTTGCATGTGAACCCCGAGACGGGGCGGGTGCATACCTGTTATTCCATCGCCGGTGCGCAGACAGGGCGGCTGGCCTCGACTGATCCGAACCTGCAGAATATTCCCGTGCGGACCGACGAGGGGCGGCGCATTCGCGAAGCCTTTGTCGCCGGGCCGGGGATGCGATTTGTGAGCCTTGACTATAGCCAGATCGAGCTGCGGATCCTTGCGCATGTGGCGCAGATCCCGGCGCTGAAGCAGGCTTTTCGCGACGGAATCGACATTCACGCCATGACTGCCAGCCAGATGTTTGGCGTGCCGGTCGAGGGGATGGACCCGATGATCCGGCGTCGGGCCAAGGCGATCAATTTCGGGGTGATCTATGGGATTTCCGGCTTTGGCCTGGCGCGCAACCTGCGCATTCCTCGTGCAGAGGCGCAGGCATTTATCGACACATATTTTGAGCGTTTTCCCGAGATCCGAGCCTATATGGACCGCACCGTCGCCGAGGCAAAGCAGGACGGGTTCGTACGCACATTGTTTGGCCGGCGGATCATGACGCCGGGGATCAACCAATCAGGTCCGGCGGCCGGTGGGGCGCGACGGGCGGCAATCAACGCGCCCATCCAGGGCGCGGCGGCCGATATCATTCGCCGCGCGATGATTCGTATGCCGGACGCAATTCGGGACCTGCCGGCCCGGATGCTGCTGCAGGTGCATGACGAGCTGGTCTTTGAGGTTGAAGAAGGCGCGGTGCCCGACCTGATCGAGGCGGCGCGCGCTGTCATGCAGGGTGCGGCCGATCCCGCCGTCAAGCTGGATGTGCCGTTGATCGTTGACGCCGGTCATGGCCTGAACTGGGCCGAGGCGCACTAA
- the hemN gene encoding oxygen-independent coproporphyrinogen III oxidase, with protein MEQQSQLERLGLFDARVPRYTSYPTAPHFTPAVGEPVFRDWIAAIPSGASISLYMHVPFCRRLCWFCACRTQGTQSDEPVRAYAKALLAELTMLKSALAPGVRLSRLHWGGGTPTLMPPEMMREVAGAVLNAFPLAEGAEFSVEIDPNEIDEARMDALAEAGLTRASIGVQDFDPEIQKIIGREQSFEITNRAVDMIRDRGIESLNADILYGLPNQDPHKIAESVQKLLALSPDRVALYGYAHVPWMAKRQVMIPSDALPDPYGRLRLFETARELFLADGYDEIGIDHFARPGDGLARAQKAGLLRRNFQGYTDDRAEVLIGLGASSISRFPQGYAQNAPATGAHLGKIRDGRFSTTRGHTFTAEDRWRSRMIEALMCDFEIRAQEFIENYGFDAESLARVLKPVAAHFGEMVETDASGLRITLKGRPLTRIIARMFDGYDMAASGHSAAI; from the coding sequence ATGGAACAGCAATCGCAACTTGAGCGGCTGGGACTGTTTGACGCGCGTGTGCCGCGTTACACCAGCTATCCCACCGCACCGCATTTCACCCCCGCAGTCGGGGAGCCGGTCTTCCGTGACTGGATCGCCGCGATCCCTTCGGGCGCGTCGATCTCGCTTTATATGCATGTGCCGTTCTGTCGGCGATTGTGCTGGTTTTGCGCCTGCCGCACGCAGGGCACGCAATCGGACGAGCCGGTGCGCGCCTATGCCAAGGCCCTCTTGGCCGAACTGACCATGCTTAAATCGGCGCTTGCGCCCGGCGTCAGGCTGTCGCGCCTGCACTGGGGGGGCGGAACGCCGACGCTGATGCCGCCCGAGATGATGCGCGAAGTTGCCGGCGCGGTGCTGAACGCTTTTCCACTCGCCGAGGGGGCAGAGTTCTCGGTCGAGATCGACCCGAACGAGATCGACGAAGCGCGTATGGATGCGTTGGCTGAGGCGGGGCTGACCCGCGCCTCGATCGGGGTGCAGGATTTCGACCCCGAGATCCAGAAGATCATCGGTCGCGAACAAAGCTTCGAGATCACGAACCGCGCCGTGGACATGATTCGCGACCGCGGTATCGAAAGCCTGAATGCCGACATCCTTTACGGCTTGCCCAATCAGGACCCGCATAAGATCGCGGAATCGGTGCAGAAGTTGCTGGCGCTTTCTCCCGACCGGGTCGCGCTTTACGGCTATGCGCATGTACCGTGGATGGCCAAGCGACAGGTGATGATTCCTTCGGATGCCCTGCCCGATCCCTACGGCCGGCTGCGCCTGTTTGAAACCGCGCGCGAATTGTTCCTGGCCGATGGCTATGACGAAATCGGCATCGATCACTTTGCCCGCCCCGGCGACGGGCTGGCCCGTGCACAAAAGGCCGGGCTGCTGCGCCGCAACTTCCAAGGCTATACCGACGACCGGGCCGAGGTCTTGATCGGGCTCGGCGCCTCGTCGATCTCGCGCTTTCCGCAAGGCTATGCGCAGAACGCGCCGGCAACGGGTGCCCATCTGGGCAAGATACGCGACGGGCGATTCTCGACCACGCGCGGGCACACTTTCACGGCCGAGGATCGCTGGCGTTCGCGGATGATCGAGGCACTGATGTGCGATTTCGAGATCCGGGCACAGGAATTCATCGAAAACTACGGCTTCGACGCCGAAAGCTTGGCGCGGGTCCTCAAACCCGTCGCCGCGCATTTCGGCGAAATGGTCGAAACCGATGCCTCGGGCCTCCGCATCACGTTAAAGGGACGCCCGCTGACCCGCATCATCGCCCGTATGTTTGACGGCTATGACATGGCAGCTTCGGGCCATTCCGCAGCGATCTGA
- the fnrL gene encoding transcriptional regulator FnrL yields MSHNAAICATQQPCEICPIRYRAVCAHCEGDELNELEGMKFYRRYEAGQVIVWAGDRMDFVGSVVSGMAGLTQQLEDGRTQIVGLLLPSDFLGRPGRDIAAYTVTATSDLVLCCFRRRPFEKLLIDNPRIASRLLEMTLDELDAARDWLLLLGRKSAREKIASLLVILARRAAAMIKRRPEGRIVVELPLTREAMADYLGLTLETVSRQMSALKREGVIELDGKRRVIVPSFVRLVTESGDDSDGGPLS; encoded by the coding sequence ATGTCACACAACGCCGCAATCTGCGCGACGCAGCAGCCCTGCGAAATCTGTCCGATCCGGTATCGGGCCGTCTGCGCGCATTGCGAAGGCGATGAGCTGAACGAACTTGAGGGCATGAAATTCTATCGCCGTTACGAGGCCGGACAGGTGATTGTCTGGGCGGGTGACCGGATGGATTTCGTGGGTTCCGTGGTTTCGGGCATGGCGGGACTGACCCAGCAGTTGGAGGACGGGCGTACGCAGATCGTCGGCCTGCTGCTGCCCAGCGATTTCCTGGGCCGTCCCGGGCGCGATATCGCGGCCTATACCGTCACCGCGACCAGTGATCTCGTCCTGTGCTGCTTCCGGCGGAGACCCTTTGAGAAGCTGCTTATCGACAACCCCCGCATCGCCAGTCGCCTGCTGGAGATGACGCTGGACGAACTGGACGCGGCCCGCGACTGGCTGCTGCTTCTGGGCCGTAAGTCGGCACGCGAGAAGATCGCATCGTTGCTGGTGATTCTGGCGCGGCGCGCGGCGGCGATGATCAAGCGCCGGCCCGAAGGGCGCATTGTCGTTGAACTGCCCCTGACGCGCGAGGCGATGGCCGATTACCTGGGCCTGACGCTGGAGACCGTTAGCCGGCAGATGAGCGCGCTGAAGCGTGAAGGGGTGATCGAGCTTGATGGCAAGCGGCGGGTGATCGTGCCTTCTTTCGTGCGTCTGGTCACGGAAAGCGGCGATGATTCGGACGGCGGGCCGCTTAGTTAG
- a CDS encoding universal stress protein, whose amino-acid sequence MGYKTILTVLTDANQRRQLDSAIAMTRREDAHLDVFCMGVDHTQSGYYYAGASAYVFQESIDKAVTAAAELEENVRDRLDPEDIRWSVDSAVAQVGGLSTLVGMRARYSDLVVLNRPYGKDALVDAEAVTEAALFEGAAPVLIVPDELKEPFGKKIMIAWNQSNEALAAVRRALPLLIAAESVEITVIDPSPNGPERSDPGGALCQMLTRHGVKAEIAVLARTLPLISDILNRRATEIGADMLVMGAYGHSRFRQAILGGATRNMLEKAQVPVLMAR is encoded by the coding sequence ATGGGCTACAAGACGATCCTGACCGTTCTGACCGACGCCAATCAGCGCAGGCAGCTTGATTCGGCCATTGCCATGACCCGGCGGGAGGATGCGCATCTTGACGTGTTCTGCATGGGCGTGGACCACACTCAAAGCGGCTATTACTATGCGGGGGCCTCGGCCTATGTGTTTCAGGAATCCATCGACAAGGCCGTGACGGCAGCAGCCGAGCTGGAGGAAAACGTCCGCGACCGGCTCGACCCCGAAGACATCCGCTGGTCCGTCGATTCCGCTGTGGCCCAGGTCGGCGGGCTTTCGACGCTGGTCGGGATGCGTGCGCGCTATTCCGATCTGGTCGTGCTGAACCGCCCCTATGGCAAGGACGCGCTTGTCGATGCCGAGGCCGTGACCGAGGCTGCACTGTTCGAGGGCGCCGCCCCCGTGCTGATCGTGCCGGATGAGTTGAAGGAACCCTTCGGCAAAAAAATCATGATCGCCTGGAACCAGTCGAACGAGGCGCTGGCCGCAGTGCGCCGGGCGCTGCCCCTGCTGATCGCGGCCGAAAGCGTCGAGATCACGGTGATCGACCCCTCGCCCAACGGTCCCGAACGCTCGGACCCCGGTGGGGCGCTGTGCCAGATGCTGACGCGCCATGGCGTAAAAGCCGAAATCGCGGTGCTGGCCCGCACCCTGCCGCTGATCAGCGACATCCTGAATCGCCGTGCGACGGAAATCGGCGCGGACATGCTGGTGATGGGCGCTTATGGCCATTCCCGGTTCCGTCAGGCGATTCTGGGCGGCGCCACACGCAACATGCTGGAAAAAGCGCAGGTTCCGGTGCTGATGGCACGCTGA